A single Anatilimnocola floriformis DNA region contains:
- a CDS encoding MFS transporter — translation MSDQPESPQRWTQLFWLSTCNLLAMTLWFSVSAVAPALKTAWELSPLEQAWLTISVQLGFAAGALASAVWNLADRWPAPRLLALCGLLGTLFNAAIAIGIRNDFAATQSGFLVVLLLRAATGAMLAGVYPVGMKLMASWFRRGRGFAIGVMVGALTIGSGAPHLLRALPLDSLAAAETWRLVLLASSACSLLAAVFGLVFIRTGPWLPAASKFDWSYFLRIWQDVPLRRANFGYLGHMFELYAMWTWAPQLLRDAYERAGHSPASAAFASFATVASGVIGCVAAGQFADRRGRCLTALLSLVVSGGCALIAGSLTPWPAILTIVCILWGVSVIADSAQFSAAVSELCDPRYVGTALAIQTCAGFLLTPLTIAILPLLQQSLGWPLATALLAAGPLFGIWHMARLRFSPAASKMAGGKG, via the coding sequence ATGAGCGACCAGCCAGAATCACCGCAGCGTTGGACGCAACTCTTCTGGCTTTCCACCTGCAACTTGCTGGCGATGACGCTTTGGTTTTCGGTCAGTGCAGTTGCCCCAGCGTTGAAGACCGCCTGGGAATTATCCCCGCTCGAACAAGCCTGGCTGACGATCAGCGTGCAGCTTGGATTTGCAGCCGGAGCGCTCGCGAGTGCTGTGTGGAATCTCGCCGATCGCTGGCCAGCGCCGCGGTTGCTCGCTCTCTGTGGGCTGCTCGGAACTTTGTTCAATGCTGCCATCGCGATTGGGATCAGGAACGATTTCGCCGCGACGCAATCCGGGTTCCTCGTGGTCTTGCTGCTGCGAGCCGCGACCGGTGCGATGCTCGCCGGCGTTTATCCCGTTGGGATGAAATTGATGGCGTCGTGGTTTCGCCGCGGCCGAGGTTTTGCCATCGGCGTGATGGTTGGCGCGTTGACGATTGGTTCTGGGGCCCCGCATCTGCTGCGTGCTTTGCCGCTCGATTCGCTCGCGGCGGCCGAAACCTGGCGGCTTGTTTTATTGGCTTCTTCGGCTTGTTCGTTGCTCGCTGCCGTGTTCGGTTTGGTTTTCATTCGCACCGGGCCGTGGTTGCCGGCGGCTTCGAAGTTTGATTGGTCGTACTTTCTGCGGATCTGGCAAGATGTGCCGCTCCGCCGGGCAAACTTTGGTTACCTCGGCCACATGTTCGAGCTCTACGCCATGTGGACGTGGGCGCCGCAGTTGCTGCGCGATGCCTACGAGCGCGCCGGTCATTCGCCTGCTTCCGCGGCGTTCGCTTCCTTCGCCACCGTCGCTAGTGGCGTGATCGGCTGTGTCGCTGCCGGACAATTTGCCGATCGCCGGGGCCGGTGTTTGACGGCGCTTCTCAGCCTCGTCGTTTCCGGCGGCTGCGCCCTCATTGCCGGCAGTCTCACACCTTGGCCTGCGATCCTCACGATCGTTTGCATCCTGTGGGGAGTGAGCGTGATCGCCGACAGCGCCCAATTCAGCGCCGCCGTTTCAGAGCTTTGCGACCCGCGTTACGTCGGCACCGCCCTTGCGATTCAAACTTGCGCCGGCTTCCTCCTCACGCCGCTCACCATCGCCATTTTGCCACTGCTGCAACAATCTCTCGGTTGGCCGCTGGCCACCGCGCTGCTTGCTGCCGGGCCGCTCTTCGGCATCTGGCACATGGCACGCCTGCGGTTCTCGCCCGCCGCCAGCAAAATGGCGGGTGGGAAGGGCTAG